The Macaca mulatta isolate MMU2019108-1 chromosome 19, T2T-MMU8v2.0, whole genome shotgun sequence sequence cctgagtagctggaaatacaggtgcccaccaccacacccggctattttttgtatttttagtagagacagggtttcaccatgttggccagtctggcctcaaactcctgacctcaggggatccgcccacctcagcctcccaaagtgctgggattacaggcgtgagccaccacacccagttaatttttgtattttcagtagagatggggtttcaccatgttggccaggctggtctcaaactcctgacctcaagtgatccacctgccttggtgtgaaccactgcacctagccacaACAGCCGTTTTCTGGatggtactttgggaggttgagattacaaatgtgagccaccatgcctcacctGTGTgttgcttttatttgtttttatctacttatctcaaaaaaagaaagtaaaatttccAACCAAGAAATTCATCCCACCCAAACCCCCACTTCCTTAAGCTGTGCCCCCAAAACACCAAGCAGAACTGCAAATCCCATAATGAGTGctttctggccgggcgtggtggctcatgcctataatcccagcactttgggaggccgaggtgggtggatcacctgaggtcgggagctcgagaccagcctgaccaacatggagaaaccccatctctactaaaaatacaaaattagcccagcgtggtggtgcatgcctgtaatcccagctacttgggaggcggaggcaggagaatcacttgaacccgggaagtggaggttgcagtgagctgagatcacgccattgtactccagcctgggcaacaagagctaaactctgtctcaaaaaaaaaataaaaataagttcttTCTAACACCTCCCTACTGAGACCCCCATCGTGCCCTATGACATGTACgagctctctctccctctctctttctctctctgtctctctctctttgatgAGTAATAAGCTTGAATGTGCTCAATCACAAGTACATTGCCGGTGGTCTTTGgctgtgggaggaggggagggatgaCTGTCCCCTTTAAAGGGCACCTTGGAGATCTGTGCGCCCTAGAATAATATTAAGAGGTACAGTGACTCAGGGGAGTGGGTCCattctgtgtggggtgtgtagaaggtaaagggacagaaaaatttcagaggatgataataataatggacACCAGCAGCCTATTACATCAAGTCCTCAACACTGACACTTTCTGAAGTGGTTACCATCATCAATCCCCTTTTGCAGATGACAAAACCTAAGttctagctgggcatagtggcacacacctgtagacccacctacttgcgaggctgaagcgagaggatcgcttgagcccaggagttcaagtccagcctggacaacatagcgagaccctactTCAAAAAcgaaaccaaccaaaaaaaaaaaaccccagaggCTCCAAGAAGTCAATTTACTTGCCTGGGTTCCTGGAGCTCTCAGGAGGCAGGATTTGCACCAAGCCTGACTGGTAATTTTCCTCCCGGCTGCCCCTAGAGGTGCTGAGTAGTCATTGTGACAGTACCATTACACAAAGGAAGTTCTTGGGATCACAGTGGACAGGGCAGACCACACTTCGATGCAGCTTGGGAAGGAACACGAGGGTCCTCTGAGAGACcagggacagagggagatccAAAGATCTAGTCTGTAGCTAAGTGCGTTTtcgtttggtttttgttttttttttttgagacagtctcgctctgtcgcccgggctggagtgcagtggccggatctcagctcactgcaagctccgcctcccgggttcatgccattctcctgcctcagcctcccgagtagctgggaccacaggcgcccaccaccgcgcccggctaattttttgtattttttagtagagacggggtttcaccgtgttaaccaggatggtctcgatctcctgacctcgtgatccgcccgtctcggcctcccaaagtgctgggattacaggcttgagccaccgcgcccggccgctaagTGCGTTTTCTAAGACTCATTGATTCACACGCCATCCCTTGAGGTAGGTACACTGTCCTTGTCCCTGATGTACAGAGGTGAAGACTGAGGCTCATGGGAGCTTAATTACTTATTCCAACATTACCTGGCTAGTAATCTCAGTTGCTGGATTCTCTGATGACCCATTTTGGAGGTCATATTCAACTCTCAACTATTTCAGGtggcaaactgattctaaaagCTACAaactcagccaggcgcggtggttcacaccagtaatcccagcattttgggaggccaaggcgggtggatcacctgaggttaggagttcgagaccaatctggccaacgtggcgaaaccccatctctactaaaaatacaaaaattggccaggcatagtggtggacacctatagtcccagctactctggaggctcaggtggaagaatcgcttgaacttgggaggcagaggttgcagtgagccgagaaaaaaaaaagagcaggccgggcgcggtggctcaagcctgtaatcccagcactttgggaggccgagatgggcggatcacgaggccaggagatcgagagacgatcccggctaacacggtgaaaccccgtctctactaaaaaatacaaaaaaactagccgggcgaggtggcgggcgcctgtagtcccagctactcgggaggctgaggcaggagaacggcgtaaacccgggaggcggagcttgcagtgagctgagatccggccactgcactccagcctgggtgacagagcaagactccgtctcaaaaaaaaaaaagagcaaacttaCACACTGAAAAATTGTGGTTTCATTAAAACACGCACACTTCTTCatccatgttttctttctttctattttcgtgatggtgtctcactcttgtcacccaagctggagtgcagtggtgtggtctcggatcactgcaacctctaccacccaggttcaagcagtccccctgccttagcctcctaagtagctgggattacaggcgcatgccaccatgcctggctaatttttgtaatttttttcttttttttttttctttttctttctttctttcttttttttttttttttttggaaacagagtttcactcttgttgcccagactggagtgcaatggtgcgatctcggctcaccacaacctccgcctcccggattcaagctattctcctgcctcagcctctggagtagctgggattacaggcatgcgccaccacacccgactaattttgtatttttagtagagatggggtttctccatgttggtctggctggtcttgaactcccaatctcaggagatccgcccacctcggcctcccaaagtgctgagattacaggcctcagCCGCTGTGCCCATCTGGTCCATGTTTTCTAAAGAGGTAGAGGTAAGCAGGTTTTGTGGGTTGAAGTGATCTGGGAGGTCTTCCTGCAGGAGGTGAGCCTGAGAACTTGGAATGCTGGTCTCcaagggagacagagaggagacCAGGGGAGACACTTGTGATCTAAGCAAAGGCAAAAAAGTCCCAGGTGGCTGAGCAGAGGCGGAGGGTCCAGGAAGGCTTGGAGTCCGAAGCTGAAGGTCGGAGGAGAGAGCTCTCAAAAAGTGTGAAGACAGGAAGAGATTGACAATAGGCAGGACCTAGGACAACTGCAGAGGAGAGGAAAACCAGTAAGAAAGTGTgtggcaggctgggcatggtggctcacacctgtaatcccagcactttgggaggctgaggcagacagagcacttaaggtcaggagttcgagaccaacctgaccaatgtggtgaaaccccatctctaccaaaaatacaaaacttagctgggcgtggtggcgggcacctgttatcccagctacttgggaggctgaggcaggagagtcagttGAATtcaggggaggtggaggttgcagtgagctgagatcgcaccactggactccaacctgggagacagactgagactctgtctcaaaaagaaaaggaaaaaaaagaaaaagagagagaagggagggaaggaaggaaagaaggaaggagagagagagagagaaagagcgtGGCAGAAGCAGAAATGGCCAGTGGCTGGGGTGCAGGGCTGGAGTCAGGCAGAGGAACAAAAAAGGGTCCGcagaggggaagaaggagaaaaccGTGGCCTTGATAACTGACTGAGGGTGAGAAGACGGGGTTCTCGTATCAGACATACAGTAGAATGCAGTGGTTAATTCTCCAAGTTCTAGAATCAGTCGCCCTGGGTTCAAACCTCAAGCAAATGaccacctccctgagcctcaacGTCTTTTGTGAAGCAGTAGTTAAAACCTacccttggccaggcatggtggctcacacctgtaatcccagcactttgggaggctgaagcagaaggattgcttgagcccaggagtttgagaccagcctgagcaacatagcgagaacccTGTCtcgaaggaaggaagggaaggagggagggagggagggagggagggagggaaggaaggaaggaatcaattggccatgcatggtggtgcaaaCCAATAGTCCTAGAtgctcagaagactgaggtgagaggaccgcttgagcccaagaggttgagccCACCACacttttctaatttgtgtgtggggggggatggggggggggacgggtcccactatattgcccaggctggtcttgaactcccgggctcaagcaatcctctccctCTGGCCTCTCAAtgtgcctggattacaggtgtgagccacagtacccggcTATTACCTTCTAACCTACTCttcaatttttgttgttatattttttcattattgtctGTCATCTCCCGCCCCATTATCAATTCCACAAAGTCAGGGATCTAGGTCTATTTTGTGAACTATTAGTTCCTCACCCCTGCTGGCCTCCAGGCCTAGAGTAGTGACAGAAATAATCAATTTATATGGTGCCTATTGTGTGCCAGACCTACACTAGGCACCACatgaatgatttttctttctttctttctttcttttttgagacggagcctcgctctgtcatccaggctgcagtgcaatggcacattctcggctcactgcaatctctgcctcccgggttcaagcaattctcctgcctcagcctcccgagtagctgggactacaggtgccaccaccactccggcctaattttttttatttatagtacagatggggtttcctcatgtcggccaggctggtctcgaactcctgacctcaggttatccacccgcctcggttctcccaaagtgctgggattacaggcgtgagcccccgagCCCGGCCATGAATGATTATTTCTATCTCTGCTCTTGCTGGAGGAGGGCACAGAGGCTGTGCCAGTTTCCCGTGATGTCCCCAGCCTCCAGCTCAGTGCTTGGCGAGCAGAAAGGAGTCAAAGGCAGGAGTCAAAGGCAAGTGCCCCGCTGGCCACTTGCTCAGTCCCTCATCTCCACCCTCTCGCAGGTGGCTGGTGTCCCGCGATGGCCGCAGGCGCCCTCCTGCCGTGCCCGCGCCCGTGCCCGATGTCCCAGCAGGACTTCCTCAAGGCCTCACACTTCTCGCTGGGGCCCGACCTGCGGCTGCACGAGGGTACCATGCACACCACGTCGCACCGGGACTTCGCCTACCCGACGGCCACCCGGGAGCCGCCGAGCCTGCAGCCACCGCCCGCGCTGCTTTTCCCAACGGACCCGCGCTGGGACCGGGAAGAGCGCGTGTCGGAGGCGCGCCGCGCGTTCCCGCCGCCGTTGACGCCGCCGTGGGAGCTGCTGCAAGCGCAGGCGCGGGAACGCACGCTCGCCATGCAGGCCAGCAACTTGCACCTGCACGAGGACGCGCACGCCGGGATCGGCCTCTCCAACGCGCGCGCCGCCTACGTCTGGCCCGAGCTGCCGGCGCGCGCCCGAGAGCGGATCCGCGGCGCGCGCCTCATCTTCGACCGCGACTCCCTACCGCCCGGCGACCGAGACAAGTTGCGCATCCCGCCCACCACGCACCAGGCGCTCTTTCCACCCCACGACGCGCGCCCGCAGCCTCGCGCGCCCAGTCGCCACCTTGGTGAGCGCGCACCCGGACTGAGAGGGCGATTTGCTTCACCCAATGGTTCTCAAAGAGGGGCAAGGACTCTTCAttccccttcccccagggaacatttggcaatgtctggaaacacTTTTGATGGTCAAGACTTGCggggtggccaggcgcggtggctcaaacctgtaatctcagcactttgggaggccaaggtgggtggatcgcttgaagtcaagagttcgagaccagcctggccaatgtggaggaaccccgtctctactaaaatacaaaaattagtaaggcgcggtggcgggtgcctgtaatcccagctacttgggaggctgaggcaggagaattgcttgatcccaggaggcagaagttgcggtgaaccgagattgtactgctgcactccagcctgggagacagagcaagtctccatctgaaagaaagagagagagagaaagggaggaaggaaggaaggaaggaaggaaggaaggaaggaaggcaggcaggcaggcaggcaggcaggcaggcaggaaggaagactCGGTGGGGGGCCGAGgccatgcgcagtggctcacacctgtagtcccagtgctttgggaggcccaggcaggaggatctcttgaggccagaatTGGAGACctgcccaggcaacatagcaagacccatgtctacaaatatatataaattttatatatatacattatatatataatgtatatatacacatattatatataatgtgtatgtatatataaatttttttagaaagtgtctctctctgtcacccaggctggagcacagtggcacagtctcagctcacacAGACTGGATCTGCccagctcaagcgatcatcccacctcggcctcccaggcagctgggactgcagacatacttgtcatcaggcccagctaattttttgtacttatttgtagagatgcagtctaactatgttgccctggcaggtcttgaactcctgggctcaagcaatctacccgcctcgacctcccaaagtgctgggattacaggcatgagccaacgagCCCAGCCCttacaaaatacaatttaaaaagacagacagaGGTGCTACCAGCAGacagtgggtagaggccagagacgCTGCCAAGTATCCTCCCACAGACAGGGTAGCCCCCACAGCAGAGAATTagccagccccaaatgtcaatcacACCAAGCCTCAGAAACCCTGGAACCACCTTGAGCGTCAGTTTCAGCATCAGGAGGGTGGACATATCCTCTGAATCTATCCAGAGTGGTGCGTGGTTGGCAGAAGTCATGAATGCCAGTTTGGGGTCAGACAAATCAGCTAAGTTTTCCATCTGCACACCCTCCTCCCCACATCCCCCAGCCTTACCACCTTAGTAGCTGTGTGAGACTGAGCGAGTTGAcgtctccaagcctcagtttccccatctacaaAATGGGTGCGATCACAGGGCCCAATTCACAGGAGCTGGTAAAGCTGAATGTGTATGGTGTGTCTGGTGCAGAGAGCACCCAACAAAGAGTAGCCACCATTCGTGtgattttccaattctgtgactCCAGGAACCCTTCTGGTGAACGTTACTGGTCAGATGTTTCTAAGATGGCCTCAGGGATTGTCAAACCCTGATTTGACATTTAGTTGTAGTTCCTAGTGTCTGTGGTTTCTGgtaagttgcttaacctctctgagcctcaaggAGACTGTAACATAAGAGAAATAATACCAGGTCCAAGAAGGTGCaactgggcacgatggctcacgcctgtgatcccagcactttgggaggctgaggcaggtggaccacttgaggccaggagttggagaccagcctggccaatgtggtgaaaccccatctctactaaaaatacaaaaatttagtggtgcgtacctgtaattccagctatttgggaggctgaggtaggagaatcgcttgaacctgggaggcggaggttgcaatgagtcgagattgtgccactgcactgcagcctgggccacaaagcgagactcggtctccaaaaaaaaaaagagaaagagggagagagagatgctAGGTCCTGGAAGAAGATGCAATGCACTTAACCTATGCGTGGCTCAATATAGTCCTTGGTAGATATTAtcgggatttttttgtttttttatttgtgtgtgtgtgtgtgtgtgtgtgtgtgtgtgtgtgttttgagatggaatctcactctgtgacccaggctggagtgcagtggcgtgatctcggctcactgcagcctctgcctcccgggttcaaactattctgtctcagtctcctgagtagctgggactacaggcatatgccaacatacccggctaatttttatatttttggtagagatgggatttcaccatattggtcagattgctcttgaactcctgacctcaggcgatccacctaccttggcctcccaaagtgctgggattacaggcatgagccaccgcacctggctgtatttttaaatttatcattattttttagagatgagggtcttgctatgttgcccaggctggtctccagctcctgggctcaagcccatcttcccacttcagccacctgaatagctgggattacaggcatgggccattgcCCCTGGCTTTTAgtataacttattttatttttattctttggtgTTTGCCAGACAGCTCTCAGTCTACACTGTTCAGAATGGCCCAGCTGCCCTTCCCAGGCAAAAATTAGAATTCCTTCCAGAGGGCTTGAGATGGCAGAGaatctcaatctctctctgtctctctgtctctctctctctctctctccccctccccctccctttctctctctcttcttttctctctcccctcttgcCTATCCTAAGGAGGCCCCAACACCCTCAAGTGGGACTACACGAGACAAGATGGGACTTCCTACCAAAGACAGTTCCAGGCCCTGCCAGGCCCACCTGCCTTGATGTGTAAGAGGGTAAATTGAGGCTGTGTTGGGGCTGCAGGTGGGGGCAGAATTGGGGGCTGGGTGGTTTGGGCCTTCCTATCCCTGTCTGCCCACAGGCCTCCTCTACAGTGGAGCTGGGAGACTGCAAGATCAGCTATGGATCGATGTGTTCGGAGCAGAAACAGGCCTACAGGCCCCAGGGTCTGCCTGAAGATAGGTATAAAGGGGCcattgccgggcacggtggctcatgcctgtaatcgcagcactttgggaggctgaggcaggcggatcatgaggtcaggagttcgagaccagcctggccaatatggtgaaacctcgtctctactaaaaatacaaaaattagccgggtgtaatggtgggcacctgtaatcccagctactcgggaggctgaggcaagagaatcccttgaacctgggaggcggaggctgcagtgagccaagattgtaccactgccctccaacctgttcgacagagcaagactccatctcgaaaaaaaaaaaagtggggagggCACTGCCTTCCCACCCAGATGGGACAATTGGCTTTCAGTAGCATGTGGTATGAGCCCCTTAGGGCTTTAGGACCAATACTCTGCCTTTGAGGTCTGTGTCAGTGGTAGCCAAGGTGCACTATTGTGCCAGGTCTCCCATTATTAGAGCCCCATGGCTTGGTCATTAGGAAACCCTGATCCCCTCCCCCTTTCTGGAGGTTACAAGGCCTCAGATGGATCCACTttaccttcttcttcttctttttttttttttttttttttgagacggagtctcgctctgttgcccaggcttgagtgcagtggcatgatctcagctcactgcaaactccgcctcccgggttcaagcaattctcctgcctcagcctcccgagtagctggaattacaggcacgtgccaccatgcccagctaatttggtatttttagtagagatggggtttcaccatttttgccaggctggtctcaaaggcctgacctcaggcgatccacccacctcagcctcccaaagtgctgggattacaggggtgagccaccgcgccggctcACTTTACCTTGTTCTTGATAGAATAATACATTACATGCAGGTATGACAAGGCCCAGGCCGCAGCCCACATCCACTATGTAAATATCCGTCCTGGTGACGGCCTCTTTCACGACAGAACCACCAAGGCCGAGCACTTCTATGCCCGGGAGCCAGGTGAGAGCCTGcggcccgccccgccccgcctcccaccgcagcctcccaggGCAGCTCTGCACCTGTTCGGCTCCTGGCAGAACCTTTTGTTCTTCACCACGATCAGACTCCGGAGTCGCACATCCTGAAAGGAAATTGGTGCCCCGGCCCCGGCAGTCTGGACACCTTCATGCAGTACTTCTACGGCCAGGTGAGCAGGAAGAGCGAAAAGGCGGCAGCGAAAGGGCTTCCCAGACAGAGCAAATAGCAGGTGCAGAAGTCCCAAAGGGGGAATGAGCTTGATATGTATGCAGGAATCTCCTGGATGTACTTGAGTGATCTAGGGCGAGTCATTAACCACTCCGATCCTCGGTGGGGCCCAGAAAGGGCGAGGGAgctgttcaaggtcacacagagcccacctcctccctcccGATCCTGGGCCCGGGGACCTCTCGGACGCCGGAGCTTTCAAATGCCATGTGGTCCTACAGCCGCCACCCGCGACACAGCCACCCAGCCGCCACGTGCCTCACGAGAAACTACAGAGTCACGTGACCCTAGGGGAGCCAAAGCTACTCAGATGCTTCTTCAAGACCACCATGGGCTCTGACTACTGCCCCTCCGAGTGGAGGCAGGTGCAGAAAGCGCCCAACCTCCACTTGCAGCCGAGCAACCTGCCGCAGGGGACCGGCGGTGAGCGCTCCCGGGAAGCCCCGCCCCATAGAGCCCCGCCCCGGGAAGCCCCGCCCCAGGAAGCCCCAGCCCTGGAAGCCTCGCCCCCTGCCACTGCTCGGGCCCCGCCCCTAaccagccctcccctccccctggtTTCACCCCCGTAAGGCTAAATCCCACCCCCAATTGACCAGAACCACAACTCTGCCCCTGGATAATCCCGCCCCTTCATGTCATACCTCTCCCCTTCATGTCATACCTCTCCCCTTCATAACTCCATCCTTCTGAACATGGCCCCGCCCCTTCTCCATCCTCTCTTATCCAGTCTTAACTCCTCCTCGATTGTCAGACTCTGGCTCCGCCCCTGACCCGCCAGCCAGCCGTGCGTGGCCCTGCCCCCAGACTCGTCTGGACGGGTCCCACCCCTGATCTTCTTAGCCCTGTGCCCTAGCTCCTGGCTCTTCCCCtagctcctccctcctcccccagctcctccctCTTCCCAAGCTCCTCCCCCTTCCTCTGGCTCCTCCCTCCTCGGCTCCTTCCTCTTTCCTAGCTCCTCCCTGTTTCCCAgttcctccctcttccccagctcctcccccttcctctagctcctccctcctcccctggctcctccctcctctcccacctcctccctcttcctcagctcctccctcttcccaagctcctccctcttccccagcTCCTCCCCCTTCCTCTGGCTCCTCCCTCCTTATTtggctcctccctcctcccctctcctaaTCCTTTCTTCTCCCCTGGTCAACATCAGCGCTAGCCTGGCTTGGCTCTTGAACCCTGCCCTTGAACTTCACCACACCCTCAGCCCCGCCTCTGCCCATAGCCCTCACTCAGCCTCCCTAACCTGAATCTCCAGAATTCGATTTTTTAACCATGAACCAGAAGATGCTGAAGCCACACGGAACAGCTCCGGCCCTGGTGACTGAAGAGATGCTACAGCGGGTGAGGGAGCGGGAGGGGAGCCACCCATCATTAGGCAACCCCCACATGGGTGTAGAGTTGTCTCAGGAAGACTATGCTGTCACCCAGCCTCAGAGTTAGTGACCATCCAGGCTCGggggcacctttttttttttttttgagacgaagtctcgctcggttgcccaggctggagtgcagtggccggatctcagctcactgcgagctccgcctcccgggtttacgccattctcctgcctcagcctcccgagtagctgggactacaggggcccaccaccttgcctggctagtttttttgtattttttagtagagacggggtttcaccgtgttagccaggatggtctcgatctcttgacctcgtgatccacccgtctcagcctcccaaagtgctgggattacaggcttgagccacctcgcccggccggGGGCATCTTAATATCCCTTTAGCCTCAAGATCATCCCTAGCttcgccgggtgcagtggttcacgcctgtaatcccagcgctttgggaggccaaagcaggcggatctcctgaagtcaggagtttgagaccagcctggccaatatggtgaaaccccgtctctactaaaaatacaaaaattagccgggcatggtggcacacgcctgtaatcccagctactcagaaggctgagacagaattacttgaactggggaggcggaggttgcagtgagccaagatcgtgccattgcactctgggctgggcaacagagcaagactctgcctcaaaaaaagaaaaaaataaaataaagataatccCCAGCTCACTCCCCAGGGTCGTGTCCAGGTCAGCTCAGGGGCATCTTTGCACCACCACCACTGTTATACCCAAGACAAGGGTTAATTCAGAGCCACCGAGGAGCACCCCAGCCCTGGAGTCCTTCCAGGGACACCCCTGGTTACTCTCCAGCTTCTTATCCAGCTCCTTATTCAGCCTCGCCTGGGGCCCTTTTTATCCACCTCTCCCCAGGGTTCAACCTCCCCAGCCTTTGATGCTCTGGCTCTGCCCC is a genomic window containing:
- the SAXO5 gene encoding stabilizer of axonemal microtubules 5, whose translation is MHKNCNWTFSRKGGWCPAMAAGALLPCPRPCPMSQQDFLKASHFSLGPDLRLHEGTMHTTSHRDFAYPTATREPPSLQPPPALLFPTDPRWDREERVSEARRAFPPPLTPPWELLQAQARERTLAMQASNLHLHEDAHAGIGLSNARAAYVWPELPARARERIRGARLIFDRDSLPPGDRDKLRIPPTTHQALFPPHDARPQPRAPSRHLGGPNTLKWDYTRQDGTSYQRQFQALPGPPALMCKRASSTVELGDCKISYGSMCSEQKQAYRPQGLPEDRYDKAQAAAHIHYVNIRPGDGLFHDRTTKAEHFYAREPEPFVLHHDQTPESHILKGNWCPGPGSLDTFMQYFYGQPPPATQPPSRHVPHEKLQSHVTLGEPKLLRCFFKTTMGSDYCPSEWRQVQKAPNLHLQPSNLPQGTGEFDFLTMNQKMLKPHGTAPALVTEEMLQRCKYSHMEPPLGGLRFFSTQYKDEFPFKYPGPAALRLKNPQEGFVPLGTPHQHGCREKIDPRAPQPPMYPCPSQ